TTTACTTGCAGGTTACATCAATAAAAGTTGAACACCATGAAGGCCTTCTTCAACATGCCAATAGCAAGGTGCAAGGCTTTAGTTTTCCCTCAACGCTTGGGAAATGGCTGCCAAACATGTGATGTGTAATTGGGCATTCTGAAAGGGCTTGATCCCCTTTATAGCCCCTCTGCTGCCCTCCRCCCACCACACCGTCCCACAGCCAGAGCCAGACCACCCGACTGAATGCTTAGCCTGATTCAGCTACTGAGGGATAACCTGCCTTAAAAACAATGCAGATCAACAGGCAAGATACTTCACATCACTGTAAATAATTAGACTGCACAAATATGTCAACCTTGAAgccggggcctcccgagtggcgcagcgtcgcAGTGctcgaggcatcactacagacccgggttcgatcccagactgtgtcatagccggccgtgaccgggagacccatgaggcgccgaacaattggcctagtgtcgtcRgggttaggggagggtttggccagccgggatttccttgtcccattgcactctAGCGACACCTTGTGGCGGGCTAYgagcctgcaagctgacttcattCACCAGCTGGAAGGCATTTCtgctgacacattggtgcggctggcttccgggttaagcgagcagtgtggcaTGGCAGGGTCATATTTTGGAGGACACATGGTTCTCGACTtgcgcctctcccgagtccatagggMAGTTGCAGCSATGTGACAAGACTTagccaattggatatcacgaaattagggagaaaagtACCAAAAAAAACTTGAAGCCATGAATTGTTTACACGTATGATTGCATTGTGTTAATGAAAATGTTTGTGCCAATGGAGATAGAACAGATTGATTACAGGGATCCTTTCCAGGGACTGTCACAGGAAGTTGACTTCCAAGCAttgatggatggagagaaaggtCCAGCATAAGACTAAGCTACTAACTGATCAAGTGTACCAGGTAGGTGAAGCGGCAAGGATTCCACTACATTGCTTACACCATCCCAGCCAAGTCAGATCACTAATTACTCAAGAGTAGTGGGAAAACATCAGAAGCATGTCAAAGTATTCTAACAGAACTTAGGTATGATGAGGGGATGTAGGGTGGCCCTATTGAGTGGTGAGGGTCTACCACTGAGTCACAGCTGACTCAGACTGGGAATGGCATGATGTGGAAGGTCACATTCCATCCTGACACACACAACTCTGTCAATCCTGATTGGATTCTCTCAAAAGAACTGTATGTGATTTACCAATGCTCCCCCTCAAAATCCTGTCCAATTAATAAATCAGGTGAGCCTTTTGAAAGAAACATCAAATATTTCCAGAGGCCAAACATCCTTCATTCAATTAAATGAAAGCAGAGTGGGATAGAAAGTAAAATGTCTATTACTACTGTTAAAACCATGTAAATAATTATTGTGTCATCTAATACCCTTCTAGTATAATTGCTATACATTGTAAAACCAAGGTTGTAGAACATAAGGGACACAGATCACAggttggcaccttaattggggaggacgggctcatggtaataactggagcggaatcaatggaatggtatcaaatacataaaatatggtttccatgtgtttgatgtcattccattattatgagctgtcctcccctcagcagcctccactgacacagatGTACTTTGTTTAGACAACCTTCACTAATAGAATCAGAGACCGGCTTGTAGCCCTACATCCATACTGAATCTATATCACCTAATATATCTCTTGGTATTTCTTTCACACATTGTGAGAATTAAGACCGCCGTGGACGTTGACCTAGAGCCAAGATATCCAGATGCAAAATAACAACCCTGATGAGGTCTATATTTGAGGTGTCCAGAGTGGTTGCCTTGCCCAATKCAGAGTTAAGAgtggaatttttatttattttttctcataCATTTTAAGCAATCATAATTGCATCACATTTCCCTAAYACATTATTTTGCACCGATGTTGGCAACCAGTGTAGGAATGAGTTAAAAATGAATTTTCTCAACCAGTTATTCACCAATTTACCATTGTACAAAAGCAATAAATGTTTTACAAGAGCCCcacaatacccataaaacctagtggtcaaacagtgCCAATTGTTTTTTCCAATATTAATTTMTCCCATGGGGaattttaaaaacacttaaaataagggctgtgtttcgtgtaggcttacctggtgtgatgttttgataaccatgtaaatctctcggaCACGGTGACTTtgatcaatatattcggctccaTTTACTCTGATCCGAAAATGATAATTWgcatcaaagtagacatcacgCAATACTACAAATCCCCgcatgtcatctctagctgacacctttgcgaACAGGTTGTGTCAATTTAAACCTTACACAATTCACAGAATTGTCAAAACTTTTCTAACATTAGATagagagattcttacctttgccttgatttGAAAGTCTTGTCCAgctcatcatggcatttgtagRTCTTTATGATAgtcacattagcagctaattagcgtttCATTTTTGGCCGGTAAATacaagtcaccttgtcctagagagatttacatgttTATCAAAACATCAAGCAAGGGTAAGccaacatgaaacacagcccttattttaaagtGTTTCTAAAATGTGTTTGCTTGGGAGACTAATGCCTTCTGATGTCATTCTCAGATTAACTGTGATCTAAATGACTGATTAAGAGGCCATTGCAAATTGGAGTTGATTGGCTAARATCCCAGCCAATTTGCACCAATGTCTCCACCTTGTGGCTAAAGCAAGGAGGTGCAGGATACAGACTAAGACTACACTCTTTTACACAAGTTTATTCAAGTAATAttcaatatacaatatacatgTTGATATATAGTCTCCCCCTCAGGCTGTTTACATCCTCGGTGGTCCCGCTAATCTCCAGCCCTCCATCTTGCCCACCTTGGTGAACATGGCCAGTGTCCCCAGCCCAATACATGCCGTCGTGCCCGTCATTGCACTGTGAGCTGTAGATCAAAGAGACACAAAATACATGTTATTTGTGGAAAAGATATGGAGAGGCCGGATATTATCTTTGTTGCCCCTCGGTATCTCGAGCAAACATCTAGCGATGAGAAGAAATTCACTGCCCTACAAAGAGCGTAGAGATTAAAAGATGACAGCAATAAGATGGTAACTATGTAGAGCCAATTGCTTTTACAACCAGTCATCTTAGAAATGCATAGGGAAGTTAACAAGCGCTGAAGGGAAATTACTgctttttggaatgaaatgttggAAGAAAATGCTTTGAAACAGGATGTTCCACCCAAACATTCCCAATGAGAATACTCATTTTCCTTGTTTTGAAACATTTGCTCCCATTTGTTCCTACTGAATGCAACCCAGATCTTCAGCATACTGTGTAATATATAGCATACTCACTACGAGCTCCAAGAAAGACTCCTGATGCACAGCCTCCAATGAAGTAGTTCACAGGGTCATCAGGAGCATCCCGGGCCTGTGCAGCTAGACAAGTGGTCATTCCAAAAATCGCCCCCAAGGCAGCTGTTAAAGAAggaaagacaacaaaaaaatgacttaCACTGGCATAAACCTAGCCTGGTTGTCACCTCTTTTCAATAACCCCTTATAGTTTTCATCCAATATTATGCAAATTAGACTGATAGGAAAATGTTCTAACTTTATCCATAAATTTGATTGGAAACCAAACATTGggccaaatcaaattttattggtcacaaaatttgatttgattttgcccAATGTTTTGATTGGAAAcctaacatgggcattctgacATAATACATTTCATTGTAAACATAAACATTGGGCACGGGAAGAACAGAGGATTCCCGTTTGTTGCAtttctaccaccaccacctcaaatatataaataattgggCTAGGCTACTGGTTCAAAATCTATAtaaggaatagagagaggaatgaagagagagaggccatTGGAGATGCCAGCAGAGATGTATGAATTGTGCAAGGGAACAGcaaagattgaggtcagggctttgtgatggccactccaataccttgactttgttgtccttaagccattttgccacaactttggaagtatgcttggggtcattgtccagttggaagacccaagctttaacttcctgactgatgtcttgagatgttgcttcaatatatccacaaaacttttcactcctcatgatgccatctattgtgtgaagtgcaccagtctgtccttcagcaaagcacccccacaacatgatgctgccacccccgtgcttcacggttgggatggtgttcttcggcttgcaagcatccccctttttcctccaaacaaaacaatggtcattatggccaaacagttctatttttgtttcatcagaccagaccatttctccaaaaagtacgatctttgttcccatgtgcagttgcaaatagtagtctgccttttttatggtggttttggagcagtggcttcttccttgctgagcagcctttcaggttatgtcgatataggactcgttttactgtggatatagatacttttgcacccgttttctccagcatcttcacaaggtcctttgctgctgttctgggactgatttgcacattttgcaccaaagtacgtttatctctaggagacagaacacgtctccttcctgagcggtatgacggctgtgtggtcccatggtgtttatacttgcgtactattgtttgtagagatgaacgtgatacctttaggagtttggaaattgctcccaaggatgaaccagacttgtggatgtctacaatttttattctgaggtcttggctgatttcttttgattttcatgatgtcagtgcctctttgcttgagtttgaaggtaggccttgaaatacatccagaggtacacctccaattgactcaaattatgtcaattagcctatcagaagcttctaaagccatgacataattttctagaattttccaagctgtttaaaggcacagtcaactccgtgtatgcaaacttctgacccactggaattgtgatacagtgaattataagtgaaataatctgtctgtaaacaattgttggaaaaattacttgtgtcatgcacaaagtagatgtcctaaccgacttgccaaaactatagtttgttaacaagacatttgtggagtgattgaaaaacacgttttaatgactccaaccaaagtgtatgtaaacttccgacttcaactgtaggtatgc
This window of the Salvelinus sp. IW2-2015 linkage group LG16, ASM291031v2, whole genome shotgun sequence genome carries:
- the LOC111976052 gene encoding NADH dehydrogenase [ubiquinone] 1 alpha subcomplex subunit 11, with translation MGYWDLQEGKDCVEKTWITTKLGTALGLVGSAYHIVAFQPDSAIQAVQRATNGTVTMAALGAIFGMTTCLAAQARDAPDDPVNYFIGGCASGVFLGARTHSAMTGTTACIGLGTLAMFTKVGKMEGWRLAGPPRM